A single window of Microbispora hainanensis DNA harbors:
- a CDS encoding YciI family protein, translated as MRFLMTTKGGSRTPDAAMMAEMGAFIEEMTRAGVLLATGGLEPGGVRMVSSGGEITVTDGPFTEAKEAIVSFALVEARSREEAVELARRFWKIVGDGEGLIQQVFGPEDAPGDAPGDAPEDGPR; from the coding sequence ATGCGGTTTCTGATGACCACCAAGGGCGGCTCCCGCACCCCGGACGCGGCGATGATGGCCGAGATGGGCGCCTTCATCGAGGAGATGACCCGGGCCGGCGTGCTGCTCGCCACGGGTGGGCTGGAGCCGGGCGGGGTGCGGATGGTCTCCTCCGGGGGCGAGATCACCGTGACGGACGGCCCCTTCACGGAGGCGAAGGAGGCGATCGTCAGCTTCGCCCTGGTCGAGGCGCGCTCCCGTGAGGAGGCCGTGGAGCTGGCCCGCCGCTTCTGGAAGATCGTCGGTGACGGCGAGGGCTTGATCCAGCAGGTGTTCGGCCCCGAAGACGCCCCCGGAGACGCCCCCGGAGACGCCCCCGAGGACGGCCCCCGCTGA
- a CDS encoding phosphatase PAP2 family protein — translation MGNQIEDVPDISAEWYREITAFALHTPGWVRDAAAVATDAVPVILFALLVFGWWRARRGDDRTMALALLAPVAVVTAYLASEGVKSVLRLHRPCWDLTDVVTVATCPPYGDWSLPSNHATFAAAAAVGPAVLWRGVVAVVAPVLALLEAFSRVFVGVHYPHDVAAGLLLGALVAPVVLPALRSPATALISAMRRRPALAVLVATGRPPPGRTRAGCGRWRGRTGT, via the coding sequence GTGGGGAACCAGATCGAGGACGTTCCGGACATCAGCGCGGAGTGGTACCGGGAGATCACGGCGTTCGCCCTGCACACCCCCGGGTGGGTGCGCGACGCGGCGGCGGTCGCGACGGACGCCGTCCCCGTGATCCTCTTCGCGCTCCTCGTCTTCGGCTGGTGGCGGGCGCGGCGCGGGGACGACCGCACGATGGCGCTCGCCCTGCTCGCACCGGTCGCGGTGGTGACGGCCTACCTCGCGAGCGAGGGCGTCAAGAGCGTGCTGCGGCTGCACCGCCCCTGCTGGGACCTCACCGACGTGGTCACGGTGGCGACCTGCCCGCCGTACGGCGACTGGTCGCTGCCGAGCAACCACGCGACGTTCGCCGCGGCGGCGGCCGTCGGGCCGGCCGTCCTGTGGCGCGGCGTTGTGGCGGTGGTGGCGCCGGTGCTCGCGCTGTTGGAGGCGTTCTCCCGGGTCTTCGTCGGCGTGCACTATCCCCACGACGTGGCGGCGGGGCTGCTGCTCGGCGCGCTGGTCGCGCCGGTGGTCCTGCCGGCCCTGCGGAGCCCGGCGACCGCGCTGATCTCCGCGATGCGGCGGCGCCCGGCGCTGGCGGTGCTGGTGGCTACGGGCCGCCCGCCACCCGGACGAACCCGTGCAGGGTGCGGGCGCTGGCGTGGCCGGACAGGGACATGA
- a CDS encoding APC family permease has protein sequence MTQTSVTPVTPAATSAATPAGRLTAAQGTAMYVGAVLGTGVIALPALAAQAAGPASLLAWLGLVVLSAPLAAAFAALGARHPDSGGVSTYARLAFGDRAAVVVGWCFYFAIPPSAAAAALFGGEYVAAAVGGGTGTATLTAAGLMAVVTVSNASGLRVTGRVQLGLAGLLVALLVVAVALSLPHADLANLRPFAPNGWTAIAPAAALLVWSFAGWEAITHLAADFRRPSRDLPRAAAAAVVLVGVLYLSVAFATVAVLGPAAGGARAPLGDLLALGLGGNARLLAAAAALLLTLGAMNAYWAGAAKLGAALGRDGALPGWLSRGSVAGEVPRRSLTVVAVLSFLALAVVYAAGTGIRPLVLMTNGSFVVVYAIGVAAAIRLLPRGRARAAALLALVAVALLVAASGVYLVWPLLVGGAALAYARFVRREEAVPGGEQPDH, from the coding sequence ATGACTCAGACGAGCGTCACACCTGTCACCCCTGCCGCCACATCGGCCGCAACACCGGCGGGCCGTCTCACTGCGGCCCAGGGCACCGCGATGTACGTCGGCGCGGTGCTCGGCACGGGCGTCATCGCCCTGCCCGCGCTCGCCGCCCAGGCGGCCGGACCGGCGTCGCTGCTGGCCTGGCTCGGCCTGGTCGTGCTGTCGGCCCCGCTGGCCGCGGCGTTCGCCGCGCTCGGCGCGCGCCACCCGGACTCCGGCGGCGTCTCCACCTACGCCCGCCTCGCCTTCGGCGACCGGGCCGCGGTCGTCGTCGGCTGGTGCTTCTACTTCGCGATCCCGCCGAGCGCCGCCGCCGCGGCCCTGTTCGGCGGCGAGTACGTCGCCGCGGCGGTGGGCGGCGGAACCGGCACCGCGACGCTGACCGCGGCGGGCCTGATGGCGGTCGTGACCGTGTCGAACGCCTCCGGCCTGCGGGTGACCGGCCGGGTCCAGCTCGGGCTGGCCGGGCTGCTCGTCGCGTTGCTCGTCGTCGCCGTGGCCCTGTCGCTCCCGCACGCCGACCTGGCCAACCTGCGGCCGTTCGCCCCGAACGGCTGGACGGCCATCGCCCCGGCGGCGGCCCTGCTCGTGTGGAGCTTCGCCGGCTGGGAGGCGATCACGCACCTCGCGGCCGACTTCCGCAGGCCGTCAAGGGACCTGCCCAGGGCCGCCGCGGCGGCCGTCGTGCTCGTCGGCGTCCTGTACCTGTCGGTGGCCTTCGCCACGGTCGCGGTCCTCGGCCCGGCCGCCGGAGGTGCGCGGGCGCCCCTCGGCGACCTGCTGGCCCTCGGCCTCGGCGGCAACGCCCGGCTGCTGGCCGCCGCCGCCGCGCTGCTGCTGACGCTCGGCGCGATGAACGCGTACTGGGCCGGTGCGGCCAAGCTCGGCGCCGCCCTCGGGCGCGACGGCGCCCTGCCCGGCTGGCTGTCCCGCGGCAGCGTCGCGGGGGAGGTGCCCCGGCGCAGCCTCACGGTCGTCGCCGTGCTGTCCTTCCTGGCGCTCGCCGTCGTGTACGCGGCGGGGACGGGCATCCGGCCGCTGGTGCTGATGACCAACGGGTCGTTCGTGGTGGTCTACGCGATCGGCGTGGCGGCCGCGATCCGGCTGCTGCCGCGCGGCCGGGCCAGGGCCGCCGCCCTGCTCGCGCTCGTGGCGGTCGCCCTGCTGGTCGCCGCGTCGGGCGTCTACCTCGTCTGGCCGCTGCTGGTCGGCGGCGCCGCCCTGGCGTACGCGCGGTTCGTCCGCAGGGAGGAGGCCGTACCCGGGGGTGAGCAGCCCGACCATTGA